The Streptomyces aurantiacus genome includes a region encoding these proteins:
- a CDS encoding GntR family transcriptional regulator — MAFEIDRTRVVWRQVAAAVTARIVNGDYPARTRVPSIAELTAEFGIAAVTAQKVHKGLRAEGLIYTEPGLGSFVAERPVEPSSETKG, encoded by the coding sequence ATGGCCTTCGAAATCGACCGAACCCGAGTCGTCTGGCGCCAGGTCGCCGCAGCCGTCACCGCCCGAATCGTCAACGGGGACTACCCCGCGAGGACCCGGGTGCCCTCCATCGCCGAGTTGACCGCCGAGTTCGGAATCGCCGCGGTCACCGCGCAGAAGGTGCACAAGGGCCTGCGCGCAGAGGGGCTCATCTACACCGAACCCGGCCTGGGCTCCTTCGTCGCCGAGCGGCCCGTCGAGCCCTCCAGTGAGACCAAGGGGTAA
- a CDS encoding GntR family transcriptional regulator, with protein MIEFVPDIPRWRQVAEVIRNRIKDGTYPPRTRVPSVVQLTEEFGIANATGHKVLRALREEGLTYTEPGLGSFVARPPGNPAPEGEA; from the coding sequence TCGAATTCGTTCCCGACATTCCCCGCTGGCGCCAGGTGGCCGAGGTGATCCGCAACCGGATAAAGGACGGCACCTACCCTCCTCGCACCCGCGTCCCCTCCGTCGTGCAGCTCACGGAGGAGTTCGGGATCGCCAACGCGACCGGGCACAAGGTGCTCCGCGCGCTGCGCGAAGAGGGCCTGACCTACACGGAGCCCGGCCTGGGCTCCTTCGTCGCCCGGCCACCCGGGAACCCGGCCCCCGAAGGCGAGGCGTGA